The Stigmatella aurantiaca DW4/3-1 genome contains the following window.
TGATCCCAACCGTCGAGCTCGTTCGGCTTCCAGCTACGAACGCTCATCGCCCGAGCTGCTCCTGGTCGGCAATGATCTTGTCATACAGCGCGTCGCGCGCACCGTCGTCCGGGACCGCCGACGGTGCGACGTTGGCCGCGACAAGCTTCATCCCCTGCCACGGATCGATCAGACACTCAAAATCGCCGACGACGGATTTCGCTTTGGAGTTATCGAATTGGACCGACGGTGCCTTGTCGCCGAGGAGGGGCCCCTCCCACTCTGGGTTGTAGCGGATGAGTGTATCGGAGGAGACGTGAACCCATCGAGGGTGACGCACACCGAGCGCCGCGGCGATGGCCTCTGAAATCTCGTTCCATGACCACTGCCGGTCATGGGTGATGTGAAACGCTTCGCCGAGCGCACGCGGATGACCGAGCAGCCGCGCGAAGGGCGGCGCGAAATCGCGCGCGTACGTGATGGTCCAGAGCGACTCACCATCGCCATGAATGATGACGGGCAGCCCGCGCAGCAGTCGCGACACTTCGCCGCCAAGGGGTGTCGGCATGTGGGTGCGGTAGGTGTGGCTTGGCCGCACGATGGTGTACGGCAGGCGGGTCTGCGCGCGAAGGATGGCCTCCATCTCAGCCTTTGCGCGCGAGTACGCCCAGTGTGGGTTGTGGAGTGGCGTTTGCTCGGTGATGGGCAGATGGCGGACAGGTTTGGCGTACGCCGAGGCGGAGCTGATGAAGACATACTGCCCACAGTGTCCGCTGAAGATTCCGATGTCCCTCTGGATCTCCGCTGGCGAGAAGAGGCGGAACTGGCAGATGACGTCGAAGTTTTCAGCGGCGAGGCGCGAATACGCTGCGTCGTCGCCCACATCACCTGTCACGAAGC
Protein-coding sequences here:
- a CDS encoding NAD-dependent epimerase/dehydratase family protein, translated to MRVLYIGGSGEISFDCIHETVRLGHEVTVFNRGRNNAGLPPACRFVTGDVGDDAAYSRLAAENFDVICQFRLFSPAEIQRDIGIFSGHCGQYVFISSASAYAKPVRHLPITEQTPLHNPHWAYSRAKAEMEAILRAQTRLPYTIVRPSHTYRTHMPTPLGGEVSRLLRGLPVIIHGDGESLWTITYARDFAPPFARLLGHPRALGEAFHITHDRQWSWNEISEAIAAALGVRHPRWVHVSSDTLIRYNPEWEGPLLGDKAPSVQFDNSKAKSVVGDFECLIDPWQGMKLVAANVAPSAVPDDGARDALYDKIIADQEQLGR